A region of the Methyloprofundus sedimenti genome:
AATCGATCCCGTAGCAAGTAGAGCAGAAAGTTGTTTAACGGCACTTGCAGTTGTAGGCCCATTGAAGCCATCAATCTTCCCGGCGTCTATATTGTTTTCATGACAAAGTAATTGTAAATAAGCAATAGCCTGTCTTTTGTCTGACCAGTTTTGCCAGTCATCAGGAAGACTGGAGCTTCTTTGAGCTAAAGCTTTTTCAATTGCTGTGTTGGTTTGCGTCCCTCGCTTGCCATCTATAGCGCCAGTATAAAGGCGAGTATCAAATAGTTTTTTCTGGATCAGACGGATATCACTGGTTTTCATTTTTTTCTCCCAAACAAAATTTCTATGATATAGAGATCAATACTGCATAAGTATACCGACCCCATTTTTAAGCTCTGTCTCACCTGATTTTCAGCAATGAATACGATCAAAGTTGGCTTCGGATAACAAAAAAGAAAATATAAATTTCTTATCCATTTATCAGCCCCTTGTTTTCCCCCCGGTTCCAGTATGAACATCCATAAAGAGCGAGTAAATCTGATTAGATGAATGGGGTTGTGGGAGGTTATATTGCGATACCTAAACTAATGCAAAAAACAGATTAAATTTTCGGCTCAGCCTTGCCACTTTGGTCCATCTTGTCTTTGAAATCACTCCAGTGAACTATGTCTTCAACAAAATAATCAAACGCGCGTTCTGGCTCAGTTACCTTTTTACTTTTATTTTCTAAATCCAGAATATATAAACTACGCAATACACCCTGGCGTCTATATCCCTGATCTTTTCTGGGCAGTATCTGATCTCGCCAGGTACCGAAATTTATATAAGTACTCGGGTGTTTGCCACCAATATCGGGCTGTTCCTGTAAAGGAATATGGGTATGACCTTCTCCGTGTATCTGGAATCCATAATGCAGGTATTCAGGTAAAAAAGCGGGAAATTTACGCATTTCCCGCAAATTTACACCTTTATTATGATGTCGGTCGATAAGGGCAAGAAATTTCATTAACCAGGCAATAGCGGTAATTTCCAGGCCATAACCAATTTTTTGTAGCAAGACAAGCATTTTCTTGACTATTCTAAAGCCAATACGCCGGATAACAGGGGAGGTCTGATAAGTAAAATCCCAGCTCAGCCATTCGATAATACAACGATAAAGTGTATCTTCAATGATATGTATGGCATTTTTCTGTTTTAGACGTGTTGTTTCAAGCACCTGATTGCTTTGTGCTTGTTTGTTTTCACCGCGCATTCGATCTGCTTCGACAAGAATTCTTGTTAACGCTGTATAGGTAGGACGATATAAATCCAGCTCATCCAGAATACAATTTAATCGTTTATTTTTATAGCCTTCTTTTTCTAACTGATCTTTTACTTTGTAGATAAAAGTTGATAGCACACCTGCTGCTACTGAATCGCCAAAACAGGGCAGAAAAAAAGGCGAGTAGTGTAATTTTTTCCACTTCTCAATGCTCCAGCCATCCGCAACTGACCAGCCCGTTGAATCCTTTTTTGGGTCAACCTCTCGACTATTCGCTTTATCTCGCCATTGACCATGCGTGGTAAAAAAACGGAATCCGGTATCACCATAATAAAAAGGTAAATACGGCGCAACGCTTCTATCATCAAACATTGTTTCATTGCCGTACATACGCCCGATAGCCTGACGTTCTTGCAGCGAGATGTCCTGTATTTTTATGCCTAATCCCTGTTCATAAAAATAGCTTAATGCTTTTTGATCACAGAACAATTCCTTGTCATGATTACCGATAGTAATGACAATTTTTACTTTATCCTTAACGATTCCTGCTACATCTCTTTCCAAGCGGTCTGCTAAGCTTGACAGTGATGCAAAAAAATCCCTATGCTTATTTTCGACGATGTCTTTAATGATTAGATTAACAACGTCAGAGAATTCCTGTTCACGGTCACGCTCCCATGGATAAATGCCTTTCTCTGCCCATCGACCGCTACGGATCATGTCTACGATATCACCATCCAGAACAAACAAAACCTCATTGATATAATAGGTTTTACAGCGCTCTACCAGTGAATCATAAAAGCTATCCCAGATAAATTTGCCCAGATTCTGAAAGCCGACAGTTCCATCCGTTAAATGAATATCACTGACACAAACGCAAAGACGGTTTCCACGTTTATTGTCTTTATGTGTTTCAGCAATTAATTCCATATACTGATTTTCGACCGCTGCATAGCCTGCAAACTGAACCACTTTCAGCCATGCAGATTTCAGACTATGTGAATTGCTTGTGTCAGTATTCATACCTTTTTGCCTCTTTATATAATCCTGTAAAAGCCAGTTACTTTCAGTTTCTAGTGCTAGTTCCTGATTCTACTGTACTTAAAAAATACCCACTGAAGCTTATGAAAAACCAGGATTTTTTTAGACACTTTAAACCTGAGAATATCAGTTAAACACTAGCCATAAAAGCAGATGGTTGCATATAAAATTTATTACTTACTTTCCATTTCCTGATGTCTTTTGCCCGGATTTCCACAAATTCAATGTTTAGCTTATGTTTCCAGGTTCAATCCAGTTTATTACACTATAAATCCCAGCCCTGTTAATTTTCTAGGATAATTTACCTCCCGTATCAGGACTTATACCTGTAATCCCCTCTGCCACACGCTCGGATAATGCAGATATTGTGGCGACTGGATTCGCACCGACAGCAGTGGGTAACAATGCCCCATCAGCAACATATAAGCCTGTATAGCCAAAGACCTGACCGAAGGTTTCAACATTGGCACTGGTTACTCCATTTTCAGGGCTGTCAGCTAACCGACATCCTCCCAGAGAATGTACGGTAATATTGCTTTTCATAGGCCATAGCCAGTTGGGAAGCGGAATAAACACCTTGCCGCCGGTCCATTCCTTAAAGCGTTTACCTACATCCAGAATTGCCTGATACAAGGACATGCTATCTTTATAAGGCCAATCAATATTAATAAAGCCCTTATCACCCAGTTTTATCGTACCGTTACTTTTATCTAAGCCCATACATAACAAGACAACGCTGTTAAACGACGCATCTCCCTTTAATAGTTCATTAAAGGCATAGCCTATAGGCCCTGTAGTGATGCCCTGTAAAAAACGGGCTGTAAAAAGTTTAGCTGTTCTAACAAAAGCATTGAAATGAGATAAACCAGGTTTGATGCCTTCAACATACCATGCAGCAAAATTGGGGTAACTTGCATCTTCCAGTACAAAAGCACGCTCTTTATCGAAATTCTTAAATAAATTGTAATCAGTTTTCTGAGTGATAACCGGGCCATAATTTGGGTCGGCAGGCTTTTCTCCTTCAATAACAAATGATAAGAAATCACCATTTCCCGAGAAATGTTTACCCAGGTTGTCATTAATATCAGGCAATGTTTTGTAGATATCCCGACAACGCATTAATAGCTCATTAGATCCTAGTGTACCTGCTGAAACGACAACTCTCTGTGTAATTGCACTGCATTCAGTCTTGGCATTATTCAGGTCTAACCAGAAAACTTTATAGCCATAATCCCCTGTTGCAGCCGGATCCTCGGCGCCTTGTTCATTTAAGGGCACAATTTTTTCTGCCAGCACCTCTGTTTGTATTTGCGCCTTATGCTCATTTTCAGCAACAAACAAATAATTTAAATCGACTGTATTTTTTGAATGCGTATTGCAGCCAACATCGCATTCAGCACAATAAACACAGGAGGTTTGTATTGCACCATATCTATTTTTTTCCTGAACGCCAATATCTAATGGCTTCTCAAAGTCATTGCCAAAGAACACATTGATATCGACTAATTCAGAATCATGACCATCATGTTTGGCAAAATCATTAAATAACTCAGTGCGAATAATTTGTCGACGCGGATCATCATTTTGTGGAATAGGTCTTGCCCCCAGCACTGATTTAGCTGCCTGGTAATAAGGTTGTAAGACTTCCTTTTTGCAGGTTTCTGGCCAGTTTTCGTCAAATACTGCATCGGGCGGCTGCAAAAACACATTGGCATATATCAGCGAGCCACCACCCAAACCTGCACAAACTAACGCATCAATATGATCAAACAGACGTATATCAAACATACCATGGCTATCAGTACTGCCGATATTTTTAGGTCTATTACGTCCTTCACGCACAATATTCCAGAAATTATTGGCCATATCATGTGGTTTACGCGGAAACGACCCCATGGGATAGCGCTTGCCACGCTCCAGTAACATCACTTTACCGGGCCATTTTTTTGCTAAACGACAGGTATTAATGGAACCGCCAAAACCGCTACCGATAACAATCGCTTCATAATCATA
Encoded here:
- a CDS encoding metallophosphoesterase family protein, producing the protein MNTDTSNSHSLKSAWLKVVQFAGYAAVENQYMELIAETHKDNKRGNRLCVCVSDIHLTDGTVGFQNLGKFIWDSFYDSLVERCKTYYINEVLFVLDGDIVDMIRSGRWAEKGIYPWERDREQEFSDVVNLIIKDIVENKHRDFFASLSSLADRLERDVAGIVKDKVKIVITIGNHDKELFCDQKALSYFYEQGLGIKIQDISLQERQAIGRMYGNETMFDDRSVAPYLPFYYGDTGFRFFTTHGQWRDKANSREVDPKKDSTGWSVADGWSIEKWKKLHYSPFFLPCFGDSVAAGVLSTFIYKVKDQLEKEGYKNKRLNCILDELDLYRPTYTALTRILVEADRMRGENKQAQSNQVLETTRLKQKNAIHIIEDTLYRCIIEWLSWDFTYQTSPVIRRIGFRIVKKMLVLLQKIGYGLEITAIAWLMKFLALIDRHHNKGVNLREMRKFPAFLPEYLHYGFQIHGEGHTHIPLQEQPDIGGKHPSTYINFGTWRDQILPRKDQGYRRQGVLRSLYILDLENKSKKVTEPERAFDYFVEDIVHWSDFKDKMDQSGKAEPKI
- a CDS encoding GMC oxidoreductase, which codes for MAIKYDYEAIVIGSGFGGSINTCRLAKKWPGKVMLLERGKRYPMGSFPRKPHDMANNFWNIVREGRNRPKNIGSTDSHGMFDIRLFDHIDALVCAGLGGGSLIYANVFLQPPDAVFDENWPETCKKEVLQPYYQAAKSVLGARPIPQNDDPRRQIIRTELFNDFAKHDGHDSELVDINVFFGNDFEKPLDIGVQEKNRYGAIQTSCVYCAECDVGCNTHSKNTVDLNYLFVAENEHKAQIQTEVLAEKIVPLNEQGAEDPAATGDYGYKVFWLDLNNAKTECSAITQRVVVSAGTLGSNELLMRCRDIYKTLPDINDNLGKHFSGNGDFLSFVIEGEKPADPNYGPVITQKTDYNLFKNFDKERAFVLEDASYPNFAAWYVEGIKPGLSHFNAFVRTAKLFTARFLQGITTGPIGYAFNELLKGDASFNSVVLLCMGLDKSNGTIKLGDKGFINIDWPYKDSMSLYQAILDVGKRFKEWTGGKVFIPLPNWLWPMKSNITVHSLGGCRLADSPENGVTSANVETFGQVFGYTGLYVADGALLPTAVGANPVATISALSERVAEGITGISPDTGGKLS